Proteins encoded by one window of Sinorhizobium arboris LMG 14919:
- a CDS encoding substrate-binding domain-containing protein yields MKLKEFAQQLGLSPTTVSRALSGYPEVSEKTRKRVAEEAVRLGYRPNINAVRLVTGRAGAIGVVMGRNEFQFSEFMSGMAERLDSEDIDILVSPVADQDMKAEIQLYSRLATSGRVDAVIIHSPKPNDERILLLHKLGIPFLVHGRSETDVPHAWLDIDNEGAIRRATSHLLDLGHRRIALINGRDGLTFTLHRDKGYREALEHRGLPFDPRLVTHGQFTDEIGFRSARSFLEQSPRPTAFVAGSMMTALGVYRAVRSLGLVVGQDISVIAHDDVFPYLTADNMVPSLSTSRSSLRAAGARSADLTLQLLTGRPATEIHELWPVELILRESTGPAPEA; encoded by the coding sequence GTGAAGCTCAAGGAATTCGCCCAACAGTTGGGGCTCTCTCCAACAACGGTCAGCCGTGCTTTGAGCGGCTATCCGGAGGTCAGCGAGAAGACCCGCAAGCGCGTTGCCGAGGAGGCCGTGCGCCTCGGTTACCGGCCGAACATCAACGCCGTGCGCCTCGTCACCGGCCGCGCAGGCGCGATCGGCGTCGTTATGGGCCGCAACGAATTTCAGTTCTCGGAATTCATGAGCGGCATGGCCGAACGGCTGGACAGCGAGGATATCGACATTCTCGTGAGCCCGGTTGCCGACCAGGACATGAAAGCCGAGATCCAGCTCTATAGCCGCCTGGCGACGAGCGGGCGGGTCGACGCCGTGATCATCCATTCGCCTAAGCCGAACGACGAGCGCATCCTGCTGCTCCACAAGCTCGGTATTCCCTTCCTGGTCCACGGACGCTCCGAGACCGACGTGCCGCACGCCTGGCTCGACATCGACAACGAAGGCGCGATTCGTCGCGCCACCTCGCATCTTCTCGATCTCGGCCATAGGCGGATCGCACTCATCAACGGCCGCGACGGCCTCACTTTCACGCTCCACCGCGACAAGGGCTATCGCGAGGCGCTGGAGCATCGCGGGCTGCCTTTCGATCCGCGCCTCGTCACGCATGGCCAGTTCACCGACGAGATCGGCTTTCGCTCGGCCCGTTCCTTCCTCGAACAGTCCCCTCGCCCGACTGCTTTCGTCGCGGGCTCGATGATGACGGCGCTCGGCGTCTATCGCGCCGTGCGCTCGCTGGGCCTTGTCGTCGGGCAGGACATATCCGTCATCGCCCATGACGATGTCTTCCCCTATCTCACGGCCGACAATATGGTCCCATCCCTCTCCACGAGCCGCTCGTCGCTGCGCGCCGCCGGCGCGCGTTCGGCCGACCTTACCCTGCAGCTGCTGACCGGACGGCCCGCCACGGAGATTCACGAGCTCTGGCCGGTCGAGCTGATCCTGCGCGAGTCGACAGGTCCGGCGCCGGAGGCTTGA
- a CDS encoding Gfo/Idh/MocA family protein, producing MRLLILGTGGMANSHAKAFAEIEGVEMVGAVDVDPSRAKAFAATHGIENTFTSLDEAIAWGEFDAATNVTPDKAHHPTTLALIAAGKHVLCEKPLAENYEKAAEMAAAAERAGLVTMVNLTYRNVAPLQKARELVVAGEIGRVRHLEASYLQSWLVSRAWGDWASESKWLWRLSTKHGSNGVLGDVGIHILDFAGYGADSSVERVFARLKAFDKAPGNRIGEYDLDANDSFAMTAEFENGAMAVIHASRWATGHLNELRLRLHGDRGALEVIHTPDGSSLRACMGADVEKAVWRTVDAGAVPTNYQRFVEAVKAGRSVEPSFRHAADLQKVLDLAIETERSRRELSVPDIDAVVEERAVG from the coding sequence ATGCGTTTGCTTATTCTCGGAACCGGCGGCATGGCCAACAGCCATGCGAAAGCCTTTGCTGAGATCGAAGGCGTCGAGATGGTCGGCGCCGTCGACGTGGACCCGTCCCGTGCCAAGGCCTTTGCCGCCACGCACGGCATCGAGAACACCTTCACCTCTCTCGACGAGGCGATCGCCTGGGGAGAGTTCGACGCGGCGACGAACGTGACGCCCGACAAGGCACATCACCCGACCACCCTGGCGCTCATTGCCGCCGGCAAGCATGTACTGTGCGAAAAGCCGCTGGCGGAAAATTACGAGAAGGCCGCAGAAATGGCGGCCGCTGCCGAGAGGGCCGGACTCGTCACCATGGTCAATCTCACCTATCGCAACGTCGCGCCGCTGCAGAAGGCGCGCGAACTGGTGGTTGCCGGCGAAATCGGCCGGGTGCGGCATCTGGAGGCCTCCTATCTTCAGAGCTGGCTGGTGTCGAGGGCTTGGGGAGATTGGGCAAGCGAGTCGAAATGGCTGTGGCGTCTTTCGACGAAACACGGCTCGAACGGCGTTCTCGGCGATGTCGGCATCCACATCCTCGACTTCGCCGGCTACGGGGCCGACAGCTCGGTCGAACGGGTCTTCGCCCGCCTGAAAGCCTTCGACAAGGCGCCCGGCAACCGCATCGGCGAGTACGACCTCGACGCCAATGACAGCTTCGCCATGACTGCGGAGTTCGAAAACGGCGCGATGGCGGTGATCCATGCTAGCCGCTGGGCGACGGGCCATCTCAACGAGCTGAGGCTCAGGCTGCATGGCGACAGGGGCGCTCTGGAAGTGATCCATACGCCGGACGGTTCGAGCCTGCGCGCCTGCATGGGGGCCGATGTCGAAAAGGCCGTTTGGCGGACCGTCGATGCCGGTGCCGTGCCCACCAACTACCAGCGCTTCGTCGAGGCGGTGAAGGCCGGCCGAAGCGTCGAGCCGAGTTTCCGCCATGCCGCGGACCTGCAGAAAGTGCTCGATCTCGCGATCGAGACGGAGCGCTCACGCCGCGAACTCAGCGTGCCGGACATCGACGCGGTGGTGGAAGAGCGCGCAGTGGGGTAG
- a CDS encoding SPW repeat protein, translating into MPSTLMAGRRSQDWANLILAACLFLSPWVIGFAAEAAPTWNAWIAGIVLGALAVATLSAFAEWEEWANMVIGLWLIVSPWLLGFTGNVNAMWTHVILGVLVAAIAAWAVWDYRHHSHA; encoded by the coding sequence ATGCCCAGCACTCTGATGGCAGGAAGAAGAAGCCAGGATTGGGCAAATCTGATCTTGGCAGCGTGCCTGTTCCTCTCTCCCTGGGTCATCGGCTTTGCGGCTGAAGCCGCGCCGACATGGAACGCCTGGATCGCCGGCATCGTGCTCGGCGCCCTTGCGGTCGCGACCCTTTCGGCATTCGCCGAATGGGAGGAATGGGCCAATATGGTGATCGGCCTGTGGTTGATTGTTTCACCCTGGCTGCTCGGCTTTACGGGAAATGTGAATGCGATGTGGACCCACGTCATTCTCGGCGTGCTCGTCGCCGCAATCGCAGCCTGGGCGGTGTGGGACTATCGTCACCACTCGCACGCCTGA
- a CDS encoding ABC transporter substrate-binding protein — translation MNVKPFVRTLISCAAIVGAVDLAEAAELSMAANSTGKNLSFLREQIAKFEKETGHKVNLVTMPASSSEQFSQYRLWLAAGNKDVDVYQTDVIWAPQLAEQFVDLTEATKDVVGAHFPSIIQSQTVNGKLVALPFYTDAPALYYRKDLLDKHGKSPPRTWDELAATAKDIQDKERAAGNADIWGFVFQGNAYEGLTCNALEWIKSSGGGQIVEPDGTISVNNEKAAAAVERVKEWIGTIAPKGVLAYQEEESRGVWQTGNAVFMRNWPYAYALGNGDDSAVKGKFEVAPLPAATDGDQPSSTLGGWNLAVSKYSDEQEAAIAFVKFLGSPETQKVRAIELSNLPTIAALYDDPDIAAAQPFMPHWKPIFQSAVPRPSAVAKVKYNEVSSKFWSAVHNTLSGNGTAAENLELLEVELTELKGDAW, via the coding sequence ATGAACGTGAAGCCTTTTGTAAGGACGCTGATTTCCTGCGCCGCGATCGTCGGTGCAGTCGACCTTGCTGAGGCCGCCGAATTGTCTATGGCGGCCAATTCGACCGGCAAGAATCTGAGCTTTCTGCGGGAACAGATCGCCAAGTTCGAGAAGGAGACGGGGCACAAGGTCAATCTGGTGACGATGCCGGCTTCGAGCAGCGAGCAGTTCAGCCAGTACCGACTCTGGCTCGCCGCCGGCAACAAGGATGTCGACGTCTACCAGACGGACGTCATCTGGGCTCCGCAGCTCGCCGAGCAGTTCGTCGACCTGACCGAGGCGACGAAGGACGTGGTCGGCGCTCATTTCCCCTCGATCATCCAGTCGCAGACCGTCAACGGCAAACTGGTCGCTCTGCCCTTCTATACGGACGCCCCGGCGCTTTATTACCGGAAGGACCTGCTCGACAAACACGGCAAGTCGCCACCCAGGACCTGGGATGAACTGGCGGCGACCGCCAAGGACATTCAGGACAAGGAACGTGCCGCCGGCAATGCCGATATCTGGGGCTTCGTCTTCCAGGGCAATGCCTATGAGGGGCTCACCTGCAATGCGCTCGAGTGGATCAAGTCCTCGGGCGGCGGCCAGATCGTCGAACCCGACGGCACGATCTCCGTCAACAACGAAAAGGCTGCAGCGGCCGTCGAGCGGGTCAAGGAATGGATCGGCACGATCGCGCCCAAGGGCGTGCTTGCCTATCAGGAGGAGGAATCGCGCGGCGTCTGGCAGACCGGCAACGCCGTCTTCATGCGCAACTGGCCCTATGCCTACGCACTCGGCAACGGCGACGACAGTGCCGTCAAGGGGAAGTTCGAGGTCGCCCCGCTTCCGGCTGCAACCGACGGCGACCAGCCGTCTTCGACACTCGGCGGATGGAACCTCGCGGTTTCGAAATATTCCGACGAGCAGGAGGCTGCGATCGCCTTCGTCAAGTTCCTGGGTTCGCCCGAGACCCAGAAGGTGCGCGCGATCGAGCTTTCGAACCTGCCGACGATTGCGGCGCTGTACGACGACCCCGACATCGCGGCCGCCCAGCCGTTCATGCCGCATTGGAAGCCGATCTTCCAGAGCGCCGTGCCGCGCCCCTCGGCCGTGGCAAAGGTGAAGTACAACGAAGTGTCCTCCAAGTTCTGGAGCGCCGTGCACAACACCCTCTCGGGCAACGGTACGGCCGCGGAGAACCTCGAGCTTCTCGAAGTCGAGCTGACCGAACTCAAGGGCGACGCCTGGTAG
- a CDS encoding ABC transporter ATP-binding protein, which yields MAELQLRDIRKSFGAFEVIKGVSMDIKAGEFMVFVGPSGCGKSTLLRLIAGLEEITSGTLAFDGQIVNQLTPSRRGIAMVFQSYALYPHMTVYENMAFGMKLAGKDKQQCRNRVEAAAEMLQLTPYLERLPRQLSGGQRQRVAIGRAIVRDPKVFLFDEPLSNLDAALRVATRLEIAKLHRSMHKTTMIYVTHDQVEAMTLADRICVLRDGLVEQIGTPLELYETPNSVFVAGFIGSPKMNFLSGAVAEPYKAATIGIRAEHLEIDEQGGEWSGTVIHSEMLGSDSYIYLDIGTGEPVIVRESGIARHQPGQAIRISPAAGQVHRFDAGGRALGRMEMRGAA from the coding sequence ATGGCAGAGCTTCAGTTGCGGGATATCCGCAAGTCTTTCGGCGCCTTCGAAGTCATCAAGGGCGTCAGCATGGACATCAAGGCGGGCGAGTTCATGGTCTTCGTCGGCCCTTCCGGCTGCGGCAAGTCCACCCTCCTGAGACTGATCGCAGGGCTGGAGGAAATCACCTCGGGAACGCTTGCCTTCGACGGCCAGATCGTCAACCAGCTGACGCCGTCGCGCCGCGGGATCGCCATGGTCTTTCAGTCCTATGCGCTCTATCCGCACATGACCGTCTACGAGAATATGGCCTTCGGTATGAAGCTTGCAGGCAAAGACAAGCAACAGTGCCGGAACCGGGTCGAGGCGGCGGCGGAAATGCTGCAGCTCACGCCATATCTCGAACGTCTGCCGCGGCAGCTCTCGGGCGGGCAGCGCCAGCGCGTGGCGATCGGCCGGGCGATCGTTCGCGATCCGAAGGTTTTTCTGTTCGACGAGCCGCTTTCGAACCTCGATGCGGCGCTGCGTGTCGCCACCCGCCTCGAAATCGCCAAGCTTCATCGCAGCATGCACAAGACGACGATGATCTATGTGACCCACGATCAGGTCGAGGCGATGACGCTTGCCGACCGGATCTGCGTCCTCAGGGACGGTCTCGTCGAGCAGATAGGCACGCCGCTGGAGCTTTACGAGACGCCGAATTCGGTCTTCGTCGCCGGCTTCATCGGTTCGCCGAAGATGAATTTCCTTTCCGGCGCCGTTGCGGAGCCATACAAGGCCGCCACGATCGGCATCCGCGCGGAACACCTGGAGATCGATGAACAAGGCGGTGAGTGGAGTGGGACCGTCATCCACTCGGAGATGCTCGGTTCCGACAGCTATATTTATCTCGACATCGGAACCGGCGAGCCGGTGATCGTCCGCGAGAGCGGCATTGCCAGGCATCAGCCCGGACAGGCGATCAGGATATCGCCGGCTGCCGGCCAGGTTCACCGTTTCGATGCTGGCGGCCGGGCGCTCGGGCGGATGGAAATGCGGGGTGCGGCCTGA
- a CDS encoding cadherin-like domain-containing protein: protein MASSNRRSDDRDRVGVWRSPARLAELGRRGESLFGGRLDGKPGQQEYPADPAGFPIRSHPGFAGSDDETGGRVPAFDARDVAEPAAVACRIADDIGDGTLTFAPNVGYNGSTSFTYTISDGSGGTATATVDITIDSVNDTPSADPVGDVVRADGDSFTLDLSPFFTDPDGDPLNYVVTGLPAGLTYDPATGVISGQIDRDASQNGPNSDGLYTVTVTAYDRPGAAGLSATTSFDMSVSNPAPTAKDDAATTNEDTPVTISILENDSDPDGDPLSVTSANAGNGTVRVNADGTLTYTPAANYNGTDTITYTISDGNGGVSTSQVTVTVVAVNDAPVAEDIPDEADDDGQTKTGTAAVDLSSYFEDVDADDLTFSITGLPGGLSIDPDTGIVSGTIDNDASQGGPNNDGVYTVAVTADDGNGGTVTQTFKWVISNMPPSAVNDTLPGTGSVSEDAATTSVAKADGLLSNDSDPDGDAFSVTAVGETPVAPGSPATVTGSNGGTFVVNADGSYSFTPDGAFEDLQAGESRVTKINYTLTDTDGLSDTATLTVIVTGVNDAPTADADGLPDVTKADSTLLSGEDALDMSDYFQDAEGDTLTFSATGLPAGLSIDAATGEITGTIASNASTMSPYTVTITADDGQGGQVSAEFTFTVTNPAPTAENDAATTSEDTPVDIAVIGNDTDPDGDVLSVDTMVPPAAGNGTVTINADGTLHYVPDPDFYGTDTITYRVTDGQGGYSTGSVTVTVTAVNDPPVVDLDASGTGLGHGATFTEGDAPVAIADGDAAAFDAEDEIVRLDVTLGGFADGSAEVIGIGAADSVTVGVAGSGTVTFGDTTFAYRYDPATGLAFTNVSGAAVPMPGEDVTALLRAITYQSTTEDPTAGDRTLTFTARDKLDAVSAAATSTISVAPVNDAPVAADDTVVTDEDVPVTFDPRLNDTDVDGDPLTIGAINGQPIASGGSVAVESGTVTLNANGTLTFTPSANFVGTPSFTYTVNDGAGGTDTAVVLLTVNPVNDAPVANDDTASTVENTPVSGNVLHNLAGRDTDIDGDTLVVAAVNGSGANVGPRGHRLRRRYLRDRRGRKLHFRPGNGLR from the coding sequence ATGGCTTCCTCCAATCGCCGTTCCGATGACCGGGACCGGGTTGGGGTATGGCGGAGTCCGGCACGACTGGCCGAACTGGGTCGTCGTGGAGAGTCGTTATTCGGCGGCAGACTCGACGGCAAGCCGGGGCAGCAGGAATACCCCGCGGATCCGGCCGGTTTTCCCATCCGCAGCCACCCGGGTTTCGCCGGCAGCGACGACGAAACTGGAGGACGAGTTCCGGCCTTTGACGCGCGCGACGTAGCTGAACCGGCCGCCGTTGCGTGCCGTATCGCAGATGATATCGGCGACGGCACGCTGACCTTCGCGCCGAACGTCGGCTACAACGGCAGCACGAGCTTCACCTATACGATTTCCGACGGCAGCGGCGGAACCGCCACCGCGACGGTCGACATAACGATAGACTCGGTCAACGACACTCCCAGTGCCGACCCGGTTGGCGACGTCGTGCGGGCGGACGGCGACAGCTTCACCCTGGATCTGTCGCCGTTCTTCACGGATCCCGACGGCGATCCGCTGAACTACGTCGTCACCGGCCTGCCCGCCGGCCTGACCTACGATCCGGCCACCGGGGTGATCTCAGGTCAGATCGACCGGGATGCCAGCCAGAACGGCCCAAATTCGGACGGCCTCTACACCGTCACGGTCACGGCCTATGACCGGCCCGGCGCGGCGGGCCTTTCCGCGACGACCAGCTTCGACATGTCGGTGTCGAATCCCGCTCCGACGGCCAAGGACGATGCGGCGACAACGAACGAGGACACTCCGGTCACGATATCCATCCTGGAGAACGACAGCGACCCGGACGGCGATCCGCTGAGCGTGACTTCGGCCAATGCCGGCAACGGCACGGTAAGGGTCAATGCCGATGGCACGCTCACCTACACGCCGGCCGCCAATTACAACGGCACGGACACGATCACCTACACGATCTCCGACGGCAATGGCGGCGTCTCTACCTCGCAAGTCACGGTGACTGTCGTGGCCGTCAACGATGCGCCGGTGGCAGAGGACATACCCGACGAGGCCGACGACGATGGCCAGACGAAGACCGGCACAGCGGCGGTCGATCTGTCGAGCTATTTTGAGGACGTAGACGCGGATGACCTGACCTTCAGCATCACCGGATTGCCGGGCGGGCTGTCCATCGATCCCGACACCGGGATCGTCAGCGGCACCATTGACAATGATGCAAGCCAAGGAGGACCGAACAACGACGGCGTCTATACTGTCGCGGTGACCGCTGACGACGGCAATGGCGGCACAGTCACGCAGACCTTCAAATGGGTGATCTCCAACATGCCGCCATCGGCGGTCAACGACACGCTACCCGGCACCGGTTCGGTCTCGGAAGATGCTGCAACGACGTCGGTCGCTAAGGCCGACGGCTTGCTGAGTAACGACAGCGACCCCGACGGAGACGCCTTCAGCGTGACGGCGGTTGGAGAGACGCCGGTGGCGCCGGGAAGCCCCGCGACGGTGACCGGATCGAACGGCGGCACCTTCGTGGTAAACGCGGACGGCAGCTACAGCTTTACGCCTGACGGCGCTTTCGAGGATCTCCAGGCCGGCGAAAGCCGCGTCACCAAGATCAACTACACGCTGACCGATACGGACGGCTTGTCGGATACGGCAACGCTCACGGTCATCGTTACGGGCGTCAATGATGCCCCGACGGCGGATGCGGACGGCCTGCCGGACGTGACCAAAGCCGACAGCACGTTGCTTTCCGGCGAGGATGCGCTCGACATGTCCGATTATTTCCAGGACGCCGAGGGGGACACGCTGACCTTCAGCGCCACGGGGCTTCCGGCCGGTCTGTCGATCGACGCCGCGACCGGGGAGATCACGGGCACGATCGCCAGCAACGCCTCGACGATGAGTCCCTATACCGTAACCATAACCGCCGATGACGGTCAGGGCGGCCAGGTCTCGGCTGAGTTCACCTTCACGGTGACCAACCCGGCGCCGACCGCGGAAAACGATGCGGCGACCACATCAGAGGATACGCCCGTCGACATTGCGGTGATTGGCAACGACACCGATCCGGACGGCGACGTCCTGTCCGTCGACACCATGGTGCCGCCCGCGGCGGGCAACGGAACGGTGACGATCAATGCCGACGGCACCTTGCACTATGTGCCCGATCCCGACTTCTACGGTACCGACACCATCACCTATCGCGTCACCGACGGGCAGGGGGGCTACAGCACCGGTTCGGTAACGGTAACCGTGACGGCGGTGAACGATCCGCCGGTGGTCGATCTCGACGCTTCCGGAACCGGGCTCGGCCATGGCGCGACCTTCACGGAGGGCGATGCGCCCGTTGCCATTGCCGACGGCGATGCGGCGGCCTTCGACGCCGAGGACGAGATCGTCAGGCTCGATGTGACCCTCGGCGGCTTCGCCGACGGCTCGGCGGAGGTGATCGGAATCGGTGCCGCGGACAGTGTCACCGTCGGCGTCGCGGGCAGCGGCACCGTCACCTTCGGCGACACGACCTTCGCCTACCGCTACGACCCGGCAACCGGCCTTGCCTTCACCAATGTTTCGGGCGCCGCGGTCCCGATGCCGGGCGAGGACGTGACCGCGCTGCTGCGGGCGATCACCTATCAAAGCACGACCGAAGACCCGACCGCCGGCGACCGGACGCTGACCTTCACCGCCAGGGACAAGCTGGATGCGGTCTCCGCCGCCGCGACGTCCACGATATCAGTGGCGCCGGTCAACGACGCGCCGGTTGCGGCCGACGACACCGTCGTCACCGACGAGGATGTCCCGGTCACCTTCGATCCCCGGCTCAACGATACGGATGTGGACGGCGATCCGCTGACGATCGGCGCGATCAACGGGCAGCCGATCGCATCCGGCGGCAGTGTGGCGGTTGAAAGCGGAACGGTCACGCTCAATGCGAACGGCACGCTGACCTTCACGCCGAGTGCCAATTTCGTCGGCACGCCGAGCTTCACCTATACCGTGAACGACGGCGCGGGCGGCACGGATACGGCCGTCGTTCTATTGACCGTCAACCCGGTGAACGACGCCCCCGTTGCCAACGACGATACTGCCTCGACGGTTGAGAACACACCCGTCTCCGGCAACGTTCTTCACAACCTGGCCGGCCGCGACACGGACATCGACGGCGACACCCTGGTCGTTGCCGCGGTGAACGGTTCCGGCGCGAATGTCGGCCCCCGGGGTCACCGGCTCCGGCGGCGGTACCTTCGTGATCGGCGCGGACGGAAACTTCACTTTCGACCCGGGAACGGACTTCGATGA
- a CDS encoding carbohydrate ABC transporter permease, giving the protein MVATFAKRTAFYALVAVIIVIAVFPFYYAILTSLKSGTALFRVDYWPTDFSLTNYADIFSHGTFVRNLGNSLLVATLVVAISLLLAVTAAYALARVRFRGRGLLLLTILSVSMFPQIAVLAGLFELIRFVGIFNTPLALIFSYMIFTLPFTVWVLTTFMRDLPIEIEEAAIVDGASPWVVITRVFMPLMWPALVTTGLLAFIAAWNEFLFALTFTSSNTQRTVPVAIALLTGGSQFEIPWGNIMAASVIVTVPLVVLVLIFQRRIISGLTAGGVKG; this is encoded by the coding sequence ATGGTTGCCACATTCGCCAAGCGGACCGCGTTCTACGCCCTCGTGGCCGTCATCATCGTCATCGCCGTCTTCCCCTTTTATTATGCGATCCTGACGAGCTTGAAGTCCGGGACGGCGCTGTTCCGCGTCGACTACTGGCCGACCGACTTTTCGCTCACCAATTATGCCGACATCTTTTCGCATGGAACATTCGTGCGCAACCTCGGCAATTCGCTCCTCGTCGCCACGCTGGTGGTCGCCATATCGCTGCTTCTTGCCGTTACTGCCGCCTATGCGCTCGCCCGCGTGCGTTTCCGCGGCCGGGGGCTGCTTCTGCTGACCATCCTGTCGGTTTCGATGTTCCCGCAGATCGCCGTTCTGGCAGGTCTCTTCGAGCTCATCCGCTTCGTCGGGATATTCAACACGCCATTGGCGCTCATCTTTTCCTATATGATCTTTACGCTGCCGTTCACCGTGTGGGTACTGACCACCTTCATGCGGGATCTGCCGATCGAGATCGAAGAGGCTGCGATCGTTGACGGCGCCTCTCCCTGGGTGGTGATCACCCGTGTGTTCATGCCGCTGATGTGGCCGGCACTGGTGACCACCGGCCTCCTCGCCTTCATTGCGGCCTGGAACGAGTTCCTCTTCGCGCTGACATTCACGTCGTCGAACACGCAGCGCACCGTGCCGGTCGCGATCGCCCTGCTTACGGGGGGGAGCCAGTTCGAGATTCCCTGGGGCAACATCATGGCGGCGTCCGTGATCGTCACCGTGCCTCTCGTGGTGCTCGTGCTCATCTTTCAGCGGCGGATCATTTCCGGCCTCACCGCCGGCGGCGTCAAGGGTTAA
- a CDS encoding ThuA domain-containing protein yields the protein MSINAIVWGENIHEQTNAVVREIYPDGMHNTIAAALNSDPGIDATTATLQEPEHGLSEARLASTDVLLWWGHKDHGAVDDAVVERVAKRVWEGMGLIVLHSGHFSKVFKRLMGTPCALKWREAGERERVWVVNPRHPIAEGLGENFVIENEEMYGEQFSVPEPLETVFISWFAGGEVFRSGLTWRRGAGNIFYFRPGHETYPTYHDATVHKVLRNAVKWAYNPQGTYKAIHDAPNVPVEKALEPIVERGPKLHRAGEAGYR from the coding sequence TTGTCTATCAATGCCATCGTGTGGGGTGAGAACATCCACGAGCAGACGAATGCGGTGGTTCGGGAGATCTATCCGGACGGCATGCACAACACCATCGCGGCCGCACTCAATTCCGACCCGGGGATCGATGCGACGACGGCGACATTGCAGGAGCCGGAACACGGGTTGAGCGAGGCGCGGCTCGCCTCGACCGACGTGCTCCTGTGGTGGGGCCACAAGGATCATGGCGCCGTCGACGATGCCGTCGTCGAGCGTGTCGCCAAACGCGTATGGGAAGGCATGGGGCTCATCGTCCTTCATTCAGGCCACTTCTCCAAGGTGTTCAAGCGGCTGATGGGCACGCCCTGCGCACTCAAATGGCGCGAGGCGGGAGAGCGCGAGCGCGTCTGGGTGGTCAATCCGCGCCACCCGATCGCCGAAGGGCTCGGCGAGAATTTCGTCATCGAGAACGAGGAGATGTACGGCGAGCAGTTCTCGGTGCCGGAACCGCTGGAAACGGTGTTCATCTCCTGGTTTGCCGGCGGTGAAGTCTTCCGTTCCGGTCTGACCTGGCGACGCGGCGCGGGCAACATCTTCTACTTCCGCCCCGGCCACGAAACCTACCCGACCTATCACGACGCGACCGTACACAAGGTGCTGCGGAACGCGGTGAAATGGGCGTATAACCCGCAGGGCACGTACAAGGCGATCCACGATGCGCCGAACGTCCCGGTGGAGAAGGCACTGGAGCCGATCGTCGAGCGCGGCCCGAAACTGCATCGGGCCGGCGAGGCCGGATATCGATGA
- a CDS encoding carbohydrate ABC transporter permease, with the protein MTDLSLADRPAALAHGGRIGSDLQAQRVRSAWLFLAPTFLVLALVAGWPLIRTIYFSFTNATLTDLSGAEFVGFSNYLSWITLKSGRTIYRGLLADPAWWNAVWNTLKFTVLSVSIETALGLIVALVLNAQFPGRGLVRAAILIPWAIPTIVSAKMWAWMLNDQFGILNDMLLGLGLIGEKIAWTASPDTAMTAVLIVDVWKTTPFMALLILAGLQMVPGDIYEAARIDGVHPVRVFWRVTLPLIRPALMVAVIFRMLDALRIFDLIYVLTPNNAQTKTMSVMARENLFDFDKFAYGAAASTMLFLIIATVTILYMWLGRLNLSGGER; encoded by the coding sequence ATGACTGATCTTTCCCTCGCAGATCGGCCGGCTGCGCTCGCGCATGGCGGCAGGATAGGCTCGGACCTGCAGGCGCAACGGGTTCGTTCGGCCTGGCTTTTTCTCGCGCCCACCTTCCTCGTCCTGGCGCTCGTCGCCGGCTGGCCGCTCATCAGGACCATCTATTTCAGTTTCACCAACGCCACGCTGACCGATCTGTCGGGCGCCGAATTCGTCGGCTTCTCCAACTATCTCTCATGGATCACCCTGAAGAGCGGACGCACCATTTACCGGGGCCTGCTTGCGGACCCCGCCTGGTGGAATGCAGTCTGGAACACGCTCAAATTCACGGTTCTTTCCGTCAGCATCGAAACGGCGCTGGGCCTCATCGTCGCCTTGGTACTCAACGCGCAGTTTCCCGGGCGCGGACTTGTGCGTGCCGCCATCCTGATCCCCTGGGCGATCCCGACCATCGTCTCCGCGAAAATGTGGGCATGGATGCTCAACGATCAATTCGGCATCCTCAACGACATGCTGCTCGGCCTCGGCCTGATCGGCGAAAAGATCGCCTGGACCGCCAGCCCCGACACCGCCATGACCGCTGTTCTGATCGTGGACGTCTGGAAGACGACGCCCTTCATGGCGCTGCTGATCCTCGCCGGTCTGCAAATGGTGCCGGGCGATATTTATGAAGCAGCCAGAATCGACGGAGTCCACCCGGTACGCGTCTTCTGGCGGGTCACCTTGCCGCTGATCCGGCCGGCGCTGATGGTCGCGGTCATCTTCCGCATGCTCGACGCGCTGCGCATTTTCGACCTCATCTACGTGCTGACGCCCAACAACGCGCAAACGAAGACCATGTCGGTCATGGCGCGCGAAAACCTTTTCGATTTCGACAAGTTCGCCTATGGCGCGGCGGCTTCGACCATGCTGTTCCTGATCATCGCGACGGTCACGATCCTCTACATGTGGCTCGGGCGCCTCAACCTGAGCGGAGGAGAACGCTGA